The sequence below is a genomic window from Theobroma cacao cultivar B97-61/B2 chromosome 6, Criollo_cocoa_genome_V2, whole genome shotgun sequence.
TTATGCCTAATGGAACTCCTTTTATAGCATaaacatattattattattatatatatatatatatatatacgttcTTCTCTCAAGTTTTAACCCTAACTTATTTCTGTGCAGTAATTGTTTCCAAAGAGAAATGGTGGTTTTGTTGGTTCAACAAATAAAAGGGTGATATTAATAACTTTTACTAATAGAAAAAAACAATgaataattgaatatttatacAAAGCCCACAACTTGCAACTTGCCAGCAAAAGGAAATAACAATAATTGGGGTCAGATTTTGCATATTAcacttggaaaaagaaaaaagaggtcACTGGTTTCTAGATCATCCAGATATTTTGCTTCTTCAATATATGGattgaaaagagaaaacctaaagctttatatatatatttatatataaagtatCTAAAGCATGATAATACCTTTGGTTATTTTTTTACTGCCATTAAATATGATATGGACTGCTTGCAGGGAAAACGATGATACAGACATGTCcctttggaaaaaaaaaaacagaataaTAGGAGAGAAATAATTGTAAAGTGTATTATATCATATCAAGAATTTAATATTGGTTACATCTTTCTAGAGTCCATGACATGACCAGTTATCAAACTTTCCCAATGAGAAGAAATAAAcaatctaaataaaataaaataaatatacaaGCCAAAGGCCCAAGGTTACTCATTAGCACTGTACAGTTGTATTTGAAGTCTCAAGTTTTTCTTTAAGACCAAAGCTTGTTAAACAGATTGTCATTGGtttgctttctctttttctttgatagcaTTTGTCCAATTCTTTTCACTCGTCATTATCCAACTTTAATCTTTTTCTGATTAGCCTAAACTACGCGTTTGGCACTTCGGGTTTGGACTTTAATCTGCCTTTCGGAGCTTGCGGGCTCGGGACAAACAAAAACAGTTTTAACTTTCAACACCCGCAGTTAACAGCGCGTGTCCACTGGTTGCCAACCCTTTTGCTCATTCTCTTCTAGACACGTGTCGGGATTTCTTATGTAGCGCGTGGTTTTAATGGCCGTACACAGAACCCTTTGTTGGCCACCGGAATAGCagtaaatattataataatccTATACCTTTGATATTAAGAAGAATAATCCGGTGGAAGGAAGGGGTTACTTCTTTCATGCTAAAACCAGAGTTAAATCTCCTATAAAGTCACCCTCTTTATAGCAACTATTCAAGACAAATCCTTCTTTGTAAGTCTAACATATCGGTTtcccttctctttttcttcttctttgtggTATCTAGTTTGTTTTTAAGCTATAGAGGACGAAATATTTTGTGTTTAGCCTCTTTTCTAAATTATCAATCTCTGCTTGCTGTAAATACTTCATTTTTTATGAGATATATGGCAGGGTTTTTAtgggttttttgttttcttattgGGTAGGAGCAAAAGTTTAGATTTTTTGGTGCTCTGTTCAAGATATTACCATATGGGctattgatttttcttttcaccttttttttttttgtgcttttTAAGTATTAGATTATGTTTCTCTCTGCCTTGGCATGATATTTAGTACCTTTAGATTCCTCAAGTAGGTATCTTTGATAGGCCACAGTGGTGTACACAAAGAGCAAGAGTTAAAGTTGTTGTGGTTGATGCATAGGAATTTAAGTTTGGATCATTCAGGAAGGGATTTTATCGGTGGCTTATGATAAAGTCTTGTGAGGATTTTGTGTAAAGGGGAAACATGATTTTCTTTTAGGTGCTACTGTAATTTTAGTTATAAGAATTCTTCGCTTGCTCTGTTGAGTGTGAACGAACAAGCAACCAAGTTGGCATAGATTCTTTGAAGTTTTGATTGGAATTTGGATGTTTAAGTTGTTTGATTCTAAGTAAATCAAATTGGGTGACAAAGAATAGCTGGAAATTTCAAGCTGAAACAAGATCCATTGGGTAGTCTTCAAGGAATCTAGATTGTTGTGTTTTCAGATAAAGATGCAAAGGGTTCGATTATCGTCCCAACAGGCACTTGTGCATAAGCTAGGGGATTCTCAGATGACATTATCCCCAAAATTCAGATTAGCTGTGATTCAATCTTCATTGTTGAACCCTTCATCAGAGTTTGAGCTGTCACTTCAGGGAGAGCCCCTTATTCCAGGCCTTCCTGATGATGTTGCCCTTAATTGTCTCCTTCGGCTTCCAGTTGAGAGCCATGCAGCTTGCAGAGCTGTAAGCAAGCGATGGCATCTTCTGCTTGGTAATAAAGAGCGGTTTTTTACCCGAAGGAAGGAATTAGGTTTCAAAGACCCTTGGCTCTTCGTGTTTGCCTTCCACAAAGGCACTGGGAAAATTCAGTGGCAGGTTCTTGACCTTACCCACTTCTCTTGGCATACTATTCCAGCAATGCCATGCAAAGATAAAGTTTGTCCCCATGGCTTTAGGTGCGTTTCAATTCCTTGCAAGGCTGCTCTCTTTGTTTGTGGGGGTATGGTCTCTGATGTGGATTGCCCCCTTGACTTGGTGTTGAAGTATGAGATTCAAAAAAACCGTTGGACTGTGATGAATAAGATGATTACTGCTAGGTCATTTTTTGCAAGTGGCATGATTAATGGGTTGATATATGTAGCTGGGGGAAACAGTGCAGATCTTTTCGAGCTTGACTCAGCAGAGGTTTTGGATCCAACAAAAGGGAGTTGGCATCCAATTGCAAGCATGGGGACAAATATGGCATCTTATGATTCTGCAGTTCTCAATGGAAAGCTTCTTGTGACAGAAGGCTGGTTGTGGCCATTCTTTGTCTCTCCAAGGGGTCAGGTTTATGATCCAAGAACTAATAATTGGGAGAGTATGGCTGTGGGATTGAGGGAAGGGTGGACTGGCTCAAGTGTGGTGGTATATGGGCACTTATTTGTGGTTTCTGAGATCGAAAGAATGAAGCTTAAGGTTTATGATCCAGACAGTGATTCCTGGGAAACGATAGAAGGTCCCCCATTACCGGAGCAGATATGCAAACCTTTTGCTGTCAATGCATGTGATAACAGAATTTATGTTGTGGGTCGCAACCTTCATGTAGCTGTAGGCTATATCTCAAGCCTGAATCGAACAAGCAGCTCTGAGAAGAAGCAGAGCTTCAGTGTTCGGTGGCATGTTGTTGATGCCCCAGAACGTTTATCCGACTTGACACCCTCAAGTTCTCAGGTTCTGTTTGCTTAGCTTCTGAAGTATTCAATGTTCTGTCTTCTATCttgttaaataaaatgtaattctACAAAATTACAAAGGCTGTAGAGTTGTAATGACTTTGTGTTATTGTAACAAATGTATTAACCAtagttctttcttctttttttttttaaatcttctCTGTATCTCTTTGTAATTGATCGGATATGTTCTAATTATCATGACTTCAATCAAAGATGTCTTCCTGTTGTTCTTGTATGAATCATTGTCTATAATTGAAGTAAATATACACCATGACAATGGCTGGAATACGTTGGTACAGTGGTCAGAGAACAGTTTTAGATAGGGAAGCTAAGAAATACTGGGGTCTTGGAAAAGCATTATCTTACATGTTAAGCA
It includes:
- the LOC18596490 gene encoding F-box/kelch-repeat protein At1g30090, yielding MQRVRLSSQQALVHKLGDSQMTLSPKFRLAVIQSSLLNPSSEFELSLQGEPLIPGLPDDVALNCLLRLPVESHAACRAVSKRWHLLLGNKERFFTRRKELGFKDPWLFVFAFHKGTGKIQWQVLDLTHFSWHTIPAMPCKDKVCPHGFRCVSIPCKAALFVCGGMVSDVDCPLDLVLKYEIQKNRWTVMNKMITARSFFASGMINGLIYVAGGNSADLFELDSAEVLDPTKGSWHPIASMGTNMASYDSAVLNGKLLVTEGWLWPFFVSPRGQVYDPRTNNWESMAVGLREGWTGSSVVVYGHLFVVSEIERMKLKVYDPDSDSWETIEGPPLPEQICKPFAVNACDNRIYVVGRNLHVAVGYISSLNRTSSSEKKQSFSVRWHVVDAPERLSDLTPSSSQVLFA